TTGACCTTCTCGTCACGGATGCTGTCGGCGGACAAGTCGGCCGGCGGGTCCATGGCGATCAGGCAAAGCAGCTGCAACAGGTGGTTCTGGATCATGTCGCGCAGCTGGCCGGCCTTGTCGAAGTAACCCCAACGGCCTTCGATACCGACCTGCTCGGCCACGGTGATTTCCACGTGGGAAATGTAATTCTGGTTCCACTGGGTTTCGAACAGGCTGTTGGCGAAACGCAGCGCAATAAGGTTCTGGACCGTCTCTTTGCCCAGGTAGTGGTCGATGCGGTAGGTGCGGTTTTCCGGGAAAAACTGCGCCACGGCGTCGTTGACCTTGCGCGAGGATTCCAGGTCCGAACCAATCGGCTTTTCCAGCACGACGCGGGTGTTTTCCGCCAGGCCGACCTTGGACAGGTTCTCGCAGATCGCGCCGTACACCGCCGCCGGGGTGGCGAAGTAGGCAATCAGGCGTTGTTCGGTGCCGGCGATTTCAGCCAGGGCCACGTAGTCGTCGGCCTTCATGAAGTCGACGTGTACATAGGTCAGCCGCGCCAGGAAACGCTGAGCGATGGCTTCGTCCAGTTCCTTGCCGACGTATTTACGCAGTTCTTTTTCGATATGCGCCAGGTGCTGCTGCTCGGAACCGGCTTCACGGGCCAGGGCCAGGATGCGCGTGTCGTCGTGCAGGAGCCCTGCGCCGTCCAGCTGATAGAGGGCAGGAAATAACTTGCGCAGCGCCAGATCACCCAACGCGCCAAACAGGGCAAAGGTGCAGGGTTCTACGGTTATCGAAGGCATGATGTTTGTTCTTTTATCAAGTTAAGCTACAAATACCTTTTTTCAAGGCATCACTCAAGGAAAAATGTAGTAATAACCACAACATTTTCCCAAAATATGCATTCCGAGTGGTGGTGTTCAGCTACCCTCAGTAGGATAGGCCACCGCAAAGGGCCACTCGTCGATTGGCTACCGCCCTTAATTTGCATCGTCGCCCGAAGGAAAGACTGAATGGACCGCGTGCGAAATCTTCTGGAACAAATCCGGAACCGCCTCGAAGAATTGAACAAGGCCGAGAAAAAAGTCGCCGAGGTCATCCTGCTCAACCCACAGCAGGCGACCCGCTTCTCTATCGCCGCCCTCGCCCAAGCCGCCTCGGTCAGTGAACCGACGGTCAACCGCTTCTGCCGTTCATTCGGCGTCAGTGGCTACCCTGAACTTAAATTGCAGCTGGCGCAAAGTTTGGCCAGTGGTGCGGCGTATGTCAGCCGTGCCGTGGAAGCCGATGATAACCCCGAGGCGTACACGCAGAAGATCTTCGGCAGCGCCATTGCCTCGCTGGACAGCGCCTGCCAGGCTCTGGACCCGGCCCTGATCAGCAAGGCCGTGGACCTGTTGATCCAGGCGCGGCAGATCCACTTCTTCGGCCTGGGTGCTTCGGCGCCGGTGGCCATGGATGCGCTGCACAAGTTCTTCCGCTTCAACCTGGCGGTCACCGCCCATGCCGACGTGCTGATGCAGCGCATGATCGCGTCGGTGGCGCACACCGGCGAGCTGTTCGTGATTATTTCCTACACCGGGCGTACCCGCGAGCTGGTGGAAGTGGCGCGTATAGCGCGGGAAAACGGTGCGTCGGTGCTGGGCGTAACTGCCGAGAACTCGCCATTGGCCAAGGCCAGTACGGTGAGCTTGAACATTCCGTTGCCGGAAGACACCGACATCTACATGCCGATGACGTCGCGGATCATCCAACTGACGGTGCTGGATGTGCTGGCCACCGGCATGACCTTGCGCCGTGGCGTGGATTTCCAGCCGCATTTGCGCAAGATCAAAGAGAGCTTGAATGACAGCCGGTATCCGGTTGGGGATGAGTTTAACTAGTTCCAGATCGTTCCCACGCTCTG
The sequence above is a segment of the Pseudomonas sp. R76 genome. Coding sequences within it:
- the zwf gene encoding glucose-6-phosphate dehydrogenase; the protein is MPSITVEPCTFALFGALGDLALRKLFPALYQLDGAGLLHDDTRILALAREAGSEQQHLAHIEKELRKYVGKELDEAIAQRFLARLTYVHVDFMKADDYVALAEIAGTEQRLIAYFATPAAVYGAICENLSKVGLAENTRVVLEKPIGSDLESSRKVNDAVAQFFPENRTYRIDHYLGKETVQNLIALRFANSLFETQWNQNYISHVEITVAEQVGIEGRWGYFDKAGQLRDMIQNHLLQLLCLIAMDPPADLSADSIRDEKVKVLKALAPISPDGLTTQVVRGQYIAGYSAGKAVPGYLEEENSNTQSDTETFVALRADIRNWRWAGVPFYLRTGKRMPQKLSQIVIHFKEPSHYIFAPEQRLQISNKLIIRLQPDEGISLRVMTKEQGLDKGMQLRSGPLQLNFSDTYRSARIPDAYERLLLEVMRGNQNLFVRKDEIEAAWKWCDQLIAGWKKSGDAPKPYAAGSWGPMSSIALITRDGRSWYGDI
- a CDS encoding MurR/RpiR family transcriptional regulator; translation: MRNLLEQIRNRLEELNKAEKKVAEVILLNPQQATRFSIAALAQAASVSEPTVNRFCRSFGVSGYPELKLQLAQSLASGAAYVSRAVEADDNPEAYTQKIFGSAIASLDSACQALDPALISKAVDLLIQARQIHFFGLGASAPVAMDALHKFFRFNLAVTAHADVLMQRMIASVAHTGELFVIISYTGRTRELVEVARIARENGASVLGVTAENSPLAKASTVSLNIPLPEDTDIYMPMTSRIIQLTVLDVLATGMTLRRGVDFQPHLRKIKESLNDSRYPVGDEFN